One part of the Ignavibacteria bacterium genome encodes these proteins:
- a CDS encoding 8-oxo-dGTP diphosphatase, with protein sequence MKLATLCYVKRNGSTLMLHRIKKKNDMHEGKWNGLGGKLEKGETPEECVIREVQEESGLKINSPRLHGFITFPLFDGVEDWYVFVYSTDSFEGDLIDSNEGVLKWIPDNELFNLNLWEGDKTFIGWMLEGRFFSAKFSYKEGHLTDYSVVFH encoded by the coding sequence ATGAAACTTGCTACTTTGTGTTACGTTAAGCGTAACGGCAGCACACTGATGCTGCACAGGATCAAGAAAAAAAACGACATGCATGAAGGCAAATGGAACGGCCTGGGCGGCAAGCTTGAAAAAGGAGAAACCCCCGAGGAATGCGTCATTCGTGAGGTTCAGGAGGAGTCGGGTCTTAAGATCAATTCCCCCAGGCTGCACGGATTTATAACATTCCCTCTCTTTGACGGAGTTGAAGACTGGTACGTTTTTGTCTACAGTACAGACAGTTTTGAAGGGGATTTGATAGATTCAAACGAAGGCGTCCTGAAATGGATTCCCGACAATGAGCTTTTTAATCTGAACCTCTGGGAAGGGGATAAAACCTTCATCGGGTGGATGCTTGAGGGCAGGTTCTTCAGTGCAAAATTCAGCTACAAAGAAGGTCACCTCACGGATTACAGCGTCGTGTTCCACTAA
- a CDS encoding NAD(P)/FAD-dependent oxidoreductase, with product MEKYKLVIVGGGAAGLMAAISASGAGMKSAAILEGNPRCGTKILMSGGSRCNVTNESVRPENFFGGSRNFIKNVLRAFSDKDALAFFRRLGVGLKLEQGGKYFPEDDSAASVLNALLRKAGEQNVKIYLSSKVEDIDFNGTSFILSTRKGQFEAEKVIVTTGGKSYPSTGSDGTGYRLVKKFGHTVKEPMPALTPVLLNEPALTSLSGITIPARLTLTLNEKKHMEVENSLLITHFGISGPAALNISREVVRLQNENIKLKLNFIPTYNEESLSAILKNQIRQNSEKSVLNVFREMLPVNLCNVLFGMSKIPLDKRFYSLTKEEIRKLSNTFTAYELKFTGVKGFKQAEVTAGGVPLEEVRFQTMESRIQNGLYLAGEILDVDGFIGGYNFQWAWSTGFIAGRASAL from the coding sequence ATGGAAAAATATAAATTAGTGATAGTAGGCGGCGGGGCAGCAGGACTTATGGCGGCAATTTCTGCCTCCGGGGCCGGTATGAAGAGTGCAGCCATTCTAGAAGGAAACCCGAGGTGCGGAACCAAAATCCTTATGTCGGGCGGTTCACGCTGCAACGTTACAAATGAATCTGTAAGGCCCGAAAACTTTTTCGGCGGAAGCAGAAATTTTATAAAGAATGTCTTGAGGGCCTTCAGCGATAAGGATGCCCTTGCTTTCTTCAGGCGGCTTGGAGTAGGACTGAAACTGGAGCAGGGAGGAAAATATTTTCCTGAGGATGACAGTGCCGCTTCAGTCCTGAATGCGCTCTTAAGAAAAGCAGGTGAACAAAACGTTAAAATTTACCTTTCATCCAAAGTTGAAGACATTGATTTTAACGGGACAAGTTTTATTCTCTCAACAAGGAAAGGTCAGTTTGAGGCTGAGAAGGTAATAGTAACTACAGGAGGGAAATCATATCCTTCAACAGGAAGTGACGGAACGGGCTACAGGCTCGTAAAGAAATTCGGCCACACGGTAAAAGAACCCATGCCGGCACTTACTCCTGTTCTTCTAAATGAGCCCGCGCTTACCTCTCTTTCGGGCATTACAATTCCTGCACGTCTGACGCTTACGCTGAATGAAAAGAAGCACATGGAAGTTGAAAACTCGCTTCTTATTACTCACTTCGGCATAAGCGGTCCCGCGGCCTTAAACATCAGCCGGGAGGTTGTAAGGCTTCAGAATGAAAACATAAAGCTGAAGCTTAATTTTATTCCCACTTATAATGAAGAAAGCCTTAGCGCCATTCTGAAAAACCAGATCAGGCAGAATTCTGAAAAATCCGTCCTCAACGTTTTCAGGGAAATGCTCCCTGTAAACCTCTGTAATGTTTTATTTGGCATGTCAAAAATCCCGCTGGACAAAAGATTCTACTCTTTAACAAAAGAAGAGATCAGGAAACTCAGCAATACATTTACAGCATACGAACTGAAATTTACCGGCGTCAAGGGCTTTAAGCAGGCGGAGGTAACTGCAGGCGGCGTCCCGCTTGAGGAAGTGCGGTTTCAGACTATGGAGTCGCGCATTCAGAATGGGCTCTATCTTGCAGGCGAGATACTGGACGTCGACGGCTTTATCGGGGGCTACAACTTCCAGTGGGCCTGGTCCACCGGCTTTATTGCCGGCAGGGCATCGGCGCTCTGA
- the rfaD gene encoding ADP-glyceromanno-heptose 6-epimerase: protein MIVVTGGAGFIGSAIVWRLNQMGNEDIIIVDSLGTGEKWKNLVGLKYRDFFNKNDFLHRVMEENVPFNIEAIIHMGACSSTTEKDADYLLENNYRYTTELVKYSLPRKARFIYASSAATYGEGSHGYNDNENELERLEPLNMYGYSKHMFDLWAKRMKVLDKIAGMKFFNVYGPNEYHKADMRSVIHKAYGQILQTGKVKLFKSYNEKYKDGEQMRDFVYVKDVVDMTLFFLENRDKNGIYNVGSGGARTWNDLVNAIFSALNMKPEIEYIDMPEVLRNKYQYFTEANLSKITEAGYNKPLTSLEDGVKDYVINYLKEGKYLGNDLTR from the coding sequence ATGATAGTTGTAACGGGCGGTGCCGGCTTTATCGGAAGCGCAATCGTATGGCGCCTGAACCAGATGGGTAATGAAGATATAATTATTGTGGACTCCCTTGGAACAGGGGAGAAGTGGAAGAACCTTGTGGGCTTAAAGTACCGCGATTTTTTTAATAAAAATGATTTCCTGCACAGGGTAATGGAGGAAAACGTTCCCTTTAATATAGAAGCTATTATACACATGGGGGCGTGCAGTTCCACTACGGAAAAAGATGCCGATTACCTCCTGGAAAATAACTACAGATATACTACTGAACTGGTGAAGTACTCACTTCCCCGTAAGGCAAGATTTATTTATGCCTCATCTGCCGCAACATATGGCGAGGGAAGCCACGGCTATAACGATAATGAAAATGAACTTGAAAGGCTCGAGCCGCTTAATATGTACGGATACTCCAAGCACATGTTCGACCTCTGGGCAAAGAGGATGAAGGTGCTGGACAAAATAGCGGGCATGAAGTTCTTTAACGTCTACGGCCCCAATGAATACCATAAAGCCGATATGAGAAGCGTTATACATAAGGCTTACGGGCAGATACTCCAAACCGGAAAAGTAAAACTGTTCAAATCATACAATGAAAAGTACAAAGACGGCGAACAGATGCGCGACTTTGTTTATGTTAAGGACGTTGTTGACATGACGCTTTTCTTCCTTGAGAACAGGGACAAAAACGGAATTTATAACGTTGGTTCAGGCGGGGCAAGAACATGGAATGACCTTGTCAACGCCATCTTCAGCGCGCTTAATATGAAGCCCGAGATTGAATACATCGATATGCCGGAAGTCTTAAGAAATAAATATCAGTATTTTACAGAGGCTAATCTCAGTAAAATAACTGAAGCAGGCTATAATAAGCCTCTGACTTCGCTTGAAGACGGGGTTAAGGATTACGTAATTAATTACCTGAAGGAAGGTAAGTATCTGGGTAACGACCTGACCAGGTAA
- a CDS encoding alpha/beta fold hydrolase, with protein sequence MKQINGLQVFEDGHKNNKPVIFIHGFPFDHTMWQNQVEFLKQNYYCITYDVRGLGKSEAGDGQYTIESFTDDMFQIIDELKLMKPVICGLSMGGYIALRAVERDQERFSGLVLMNTKAAADDNEGKLKRAEGIKKINAQGIEKFIRGFVPNCFSDMALSEMKDMYEDTLNKSIRSNPTGVKGCLLAMAGRTDMDLFLEKIKIPTLVLCGSLDKLIPPPVMRAMAEKIKDSEFAATPRAGHLTPLENAEFVNDVLAGFLSRRIK encoded by the coding sequence ATGAAACAGATCAACGGCCTTCAGGTCTTTGAAGACGGCCATAAGAATAACAAACCCGTAATATTTATTCACGGCTTCCCTTTTGACCATACGATGTGGCAAAACCAGGTTGAATTCCTGAAACAGAACTATTACTGCATAACTTACGACGTGCGCGGACTTGGGAAAAGTGAAGCGGGCGACGGACAGTACACAATTGAAAGCTTTACAGACGACATGTTCCAGATAATTGATGAGCTGAAGCTGATGAAACCGGTCATTTGCGGGCTTTCAATGGGAGGCTACATTGCCTTAAGGGCCGTGGAACGAGATCAGGAACGCTTCAGCGGACTGGTGCTTATGAATACAAAAGCCGCAGCTGATGACAACGAAGGAAAGCTTAAACGTGCCGAAGGGATTAAAAAAATCAATGCGCAGGGAATTGAAAAGTTTATCCGGGGCTTCGTGCCCAACTGCTTTAGCGACATGGCGCTTAGCGAAATGAAAGATATGTATGAGGACACGCTTAATAAATCAATAAGATCAAACCCCACGGGTGTAAAAGGCTGCCTGCTTGCAATGGCAGGAAGGACAGATATGGATCTTTTCTTAGAGAAAATTAAAATCCCAACGCTTGTCCTTTGCGGATCGCTGGACAAACTAATTCCCCCTCCCGTAATGCGTGCAATGGCAGAAAAAATCAAGGATTCGGAATTTGCCGCAACACCAAGAGCCGGGCACCTGACGCCCCTTGAAAATGCGGAATTTGTTAACGACGTCTTAGCGGGATTTTTAAGCAGAAGGATCAAATAG